A window of Cryptomeria japonica chromosome 3, Sugi_1.0, whole genome shotgun sequence contains these coding sequences:
- the LOC131044053 gene encoding protein DETOXIFICATION 48, whose protein sequence is MHNCESPGNNPRVCMHNVENKLQCKFDADDKCFVPQPEADPDYGDLNCWPARFEVIEELMMLGRISGPVVVMGLLLYLRGMISMQFLGYLGELELAGGSLSIGFANITGYSVISGLAMGMEPVCSQAFGAKRRILLGHSLQRTILILLCASVPIGLLWLNIGPILLYCGQDESITRMAGKYILYSLPDLIAQSFLHPLRIFLRTQSSTLPLTVSAGLALLLHVPINFLLVVYFRLSIRGVALAAVWTNFNIVICLASYIWLSGLYRDTLPGLSRECLKGWTSFLSLAIPSCASVCLEWWWYELMVLLCGLLLDPRTTVASMGILIQTTALLYIFPSSLSMGVSTRVGNELGANRPAKACRAMKVAIGSAAVLSFIAMSFTVTIRHVWGRMFTKDEQILSLVSSALPIVGLCELANWPQTTGCGVLRGSARPTMGANINLGSFYLIGTPVALVLSFIYKFEFVGLWLGMLAAQVSCLILMMFVMLRTDWSMQVERARKLTADISPEKPQIHHMCNEANEHCVCKNLYIPCEQTDAQPLLTVVIA, encoded by the exons ATGCATAATTGTGAAAGTCCAGGAAATAATCCTCGAGTGTGTATGCATAATGTGGAGAATAAGCTTCAGTGTAAGTTTGACGCAGATGATAAGTGTTTCGTACCCCAACCAGAGGCTGATCCTGATTACGGCGACCTGAATTGCTGGCCGGCACGCTTTGAG GTTATAGAAGAGCTGATGATGCTTGGCAGAATCTCGGGGCCAGTAGTAGTAATGGGACTGCTTCTCTACTTGAGAGGCATGATATCCATGCAATTCTTGGGCTACCTTGGAGAGCTGGAACTAGCCGGAGGCTCTCTTTCAATCGGCTTTGCAAACATAACCGGCTATTCAGTCATTTCCGGTCTGGCAATGGGAATGGAACCCGTGTGCAGTCAGGCTTTTGGAGCAAAACGGCGGATTCTTCTTGGCCACTCTCTTCAAAGAACAATTCTAATCCTTCTCTGCGCCTCTGTGCCCATCGGATTGCTGTGGTTAAACATTGGACCGATTCTGCTTTATTGTGGGCAAGACGAGAGCATAACCAGGATGGCAGGCAAGTACATTCTCTACTCTCTGCCTGATCTCATAGCGCAGTCATTTCTTCACCCTCTAAGGATTTTCCTTCGAACTCAGAGCTCCACCCTTCCGCTCACTGTCTCAGCAGGCTTGGCTCTTCTCCTTCACGTTCCCATCAATTTTCTTTTAGTTGTGTATTTCAGACTATCAATCCGGGGTGTCGCCCTGGCTGCCGTATGGACCAACTTCAACATTGTGATATGCTTGGCATCATACATATGGTTGTCGGGACTTTACAGAGATACTCTGCCGGGCTTGTCGAGAGAATGCCTAAAAGGGTGGACGTCATTTCTGAGTCTGGCAATCCCCAGCTGTGCATCAGTCTGCTTAGAGTGGTGGTGGTACGAATTAATGGTTCTTCTCTGTGGACTATTGCTGGACCCCAGAACAACCGTAGCTTCAATGGGAATTCTAATCCAGACAACGGCTCTGCTTTACATATTTCCATCGTCTCTGAGCATGGGAGTTTCTACGAGAGTGGGAAACGAGCTCGGTGCAAACAGGCCGGCCAAGGCGTGCAGAGCCATGAAAGTGGCAATTGGAAGCGCGGCTGTTTTGAGCTTCATAGCCATGAGTTTTACAGTAACAATACGTCACGTATGGGGTAGAATGTTCACCAAAGATGAGCAAATTCTCTCACTGGTTTCGTCGGCACTGCCTATAGTTGGCCTCTGCGAGCTGGCTAATTGGCCCCAAACCACCGGGTGCGGGGTCCTCCGAGGCAGTGCTCGCCCGACCATGGGTGCAAATATAAATCTGGGTTCTTTCTATTTGATCGGAACACCCGTTGCATTGGTTTTGAGTTTcatatacaaatttgaatttgtggGTTTATGGCTTGGCATGCTGGCGGCACAAGTTTCGTGCCTTATCCTCATGATGTTTGTGATGCTACGGACCGACTGGAGCATGCAGGTTGAGAGAGCCAGGAAGCTCACCGCCGACATTTCACCAGAGAAGCCACAGATACATCATATGTGCAATGAAGCGAACGAACACTGTGTTTGCAAAAATTTATACATCCCATGTGAACAGACAGACGCACAGCCTCTACTAACTGTTGTTATCGCTTAA